One genomic region from Haloterrigena gelatinilytica encodes:
- a CDS encoding alpha/beta hydrolase, with translation MSADDVDGPHQGQPLVTGGTVLEDAEAAIVLTHGRGATAQGMVQMATEVGREGVAFLAPQAARKTWYPNSFLEPVERNEPGRTSGLRAISDAISEADDAGIPTERVMLMGFSQGACLASEFVARNPRRYGGLAALSGGLIGADVDPDDYLDAAGDLEETPVFLGCSDVDPHIPEERVHETADVLESMNADVTKRLYEGMGHGVNEDELEFVAGMVADLVDN, from the coding sequence ATGAGCGCCGACGACGTCGACGGTCCCCACCAGGGCCAGCCCCTCGTAACGGGCGGCACCGTCCTCGAGGACGCCGAGGCCGCGATCGTCCTCACGCACGGCCGCGGCGCGACCGCGCAGGGAATGGTTCAGATGGCTACCGAAGTCGGCCGGGAGGGCGTCGCCTTCCTCGCGCCGCAGGCGGCCCGCAAGACGTGGTACCCGAACTCTTTCCTCGAGCCCGTCGAGCGGAACGAGCCCGGTCGAACCTCGGGCCTGCGGGCGATCAGCGACGCGATCTCGGAGGCCGACGACGCCGGCATCCCGACCGAGCGCGTCATGCTGATGGGCTTCTCGCAGGGGGCCTGCCTCGCCAGCGAGTTCGTCGCCCGCAACCCGCGGCGGTACGGCGGCCTCGCCGCCCTGAGCGGCGGCCTCATCGGCGCGGACGTCGATCCCGACGACTACCTCGACGCGGCGGGCGACCTCGAGGAGACGCCGGTCTTTCTGGGCTGCAGCGACGTCGACCCCCACATCCCCGAGGAGCGCGTCCACGAGACGGCCGACGTCCTCGAGTCCATGAACGCCGACGTCACCAAACGGCTCTACGAGGGGATGGGCCACGGCGTCAACGAGGACGAACTCGAGTTCGTCGCCGGAATGGTCGCGGACCTCGTCGATAACTGA
- a CDS encoding VOC family protein, with product MSQDHPNPVTPELPDSPVHTTGTDHITIWGSNEADTIEFYRDLLGMPLVLRQPNLDDPSQTHLFFDTGDGRILTFFVSDDRPSARGQRAGVGAVHHLCFSVDPDEYEDTMQALEDAGHGYNVFDRGIFHSIYTRDNNGLVIELSTDKYEIPDDRRGEVLAKAQELREEDGADYAKDEHLRGAIEALGLEVVEHDLPDADAGVGGVE from the coding sequence ATGTCACAGGATCACCCCAACCCAGTCACGCCCGAACTGCCCGACAGCCCCGTCCACACGACCGGAACCGACCACATCACCATCTGGGGGAGCAACGAGGCCGACACGATCGAGTTCTACCGCGACCTGCTCGGCATGCCCCTCGTGCTCCGCCAGCCGAACCTCGACGACCCCTCGCAGACCCACCTGTTCTTCGACACCGGAGACGGACGCATCCTCACCTTCTTCGTCAGCGACGACCGGCCCTCCGCCCGCGGCCAGCGGGCCGGCGTCGGCGCCGTCCACCACCTCTGTTTCAGCGTCGACCCCGACGAGTACGAGGACACGATGCAGGCGCTCGAGGACGCGGGCCACGGCTACAACGTCTTCGACCGGGGCATCTTCCACTCGATCTACACCCGTGACAACAACGGGCTGGTGATCGAGCTCTCGACGGACAAGTACGAGATCCCCGACGACCGCCGCGGTGAGGTCCTGGCGAAGGCCCAGGAACTCCGCGAGGAGGACGGCGCCGACTACGCCAAGGACGAGCACCTCCGCGGCGCGATCGAGGCGCTGGGCCTCGAGGTCGTCGAACACGACCTGCCCGACGCCGACGCCGGCGTCGGTGGTGTCGAATGA
- a CDS encoding NAD(P)/FAD-dependent oxidoreductase: protein MSDETSADDSERNASVIVVGGGPAGLSAALFTAKNGLETTVFDTDETWMHKAHLFNYLGIGSVGGSEFMATARQQVDDFGADRRQGEGVTGVEETAGGFAVETDEDTYEADYVVLATGANRDLAEELGVDFAENGTVDVGVEMETSVSGAYATGAMVRPEEWQAAIAVGDGAAAALNILSSEKGEHYHDFDVPADAERVFGELVAE from the coding sequence ATGAGCGACGAGACGTCTGCGGACGACTCCGAACGCAACGCATCTGTGATCGTCGTCGGCGGCGGCCCCGCCGGCCTGAGCGCCGCGCTCTTCACCGCGAAGAACGGCCTCGAGACGACGGTGTTCGACACGGACGAGACCTGGATGCACAAGGCACACCTGTTCAACTACCTCGGAATCGGCTCGGTCGGCGGCAGCGAGTTCATGGCGACGGCCCGCCAGCAGGTCGACGACTTCGGCGCGGACCGGCGACAGGGAGAGGGAGTGACCGGCGTCGAGGAAACCGCCGGCGGCTTCGCCGTCGAGACCGACGAGGACACCTACGAGGCCGACTACGTGGTCCTCGCGACGGGCGCGAACCGCGACCTCGCGGAAGAACTGGGCGTCGACTTCGCCGAGAACGGCACCGTCGACGTCGGCGTCGAGATGGAGACCAGCGTCTCCGGCGCCTACGCGACGGGCGCGATGGTCCGCCCCGAGGAGTGGCAGGCCGCCATCGCCGTCGGCGACGGCGCCGCCGCAGCACTCAACATCCTCTCGAGCGAAAAGGGCGAACACTACCACGACTTCGACGTTCCCGCGGACGCCGAGCGCGTCTTCGGCGAACTGGTCGCGGAGTAA
- a CDS encoding glutamate-cysteine ligase family protein: MNTSLEVEYWVIDDDGDLVSPGSLLDYSEQIDPEFVEPMLEIKTTPCSSTAELREEFLGLIEEIVDAARERDKRLVPLATPLHAAPSEIPYRDKRGTDLQRRIVGPAFDDARVCAGTHIHFEQSNVADQLNMLTALDPAFALVNSSSHYRGEHILECARPFLYRRSCYEPCPEQGQLWPYVDSVAEWEEELENAYDCFRERALERGVDPDAFDEAFDPYDAVWTPVRLRKAMPTVEWRSPDAALPSQVLRLAETVRSLVSRADARGTAIGDGDPTDTHGDNEGAVTLPSFDTVETVTDAAIHDGLEDASVRNYLQNLGFTPSAYDPLAGRLPDERFSKRRAKKLRLEAARGLEADLERRRVRA; this comes from the coding sequence ATGAACACAAGCCTCGAGGTGGAATACTGGGTCATCGACGACGACGGCGACCTGGTTTCACCCGGATCACTGCTCGACTACTCCGAACAGATCGATCCAGAGTTCGTCGAACCGATGCTCGAGATCAAGACGACGCCCTGCTCGTCGACGGCCGAGCTCCGCGAGGAGTTCCTCGGTCTGATCGAGGAGATCGTCGACGCGGCACGCGAACGGGACAAGCGACTCGTCCCGCTGGCGACGCCGCTGCACGCCGCCCCGTCGGAGATCCCCTACCGCGACAAGCGGGGGACCGACCTCCAGCGGCGGATCGTCGGCCCGGCGTTCGACGACGCGAGAGTCTGTGCGGGCACGCACATACACTTCGAGCAATCGAACGTCGCCGACCAGTTGAATATGCTGACGGCGCTCGATCCCGCCTTCGCGCTCGTGAACAGTTCCTCGCACTACCGCGGCGAGCACATCCTGGAGTGCGCCCGGCCGTTCCTCTACCGGCGCTCGTGTTACGAGCCCTGCCCCGAACAGGGCCAGCTCTGGCCCTACGTCGACAGCGTCGCGGAGTGGGAGGAAGAACTCGAGAACGCCTACGACTGCTTCCGCGAGCGCGCGCTCGAACGCGGCGTCGATCCCGACGCGTTCGACGAGGCGTTCGACCCCTACGACGCGGTCTGGACGCCGGTCCGACTGCGGAAAGCGATGCCGACCGTCGAGTGGCGCTCGCCGGACGCGGCGCTGCCGAGTCAGGTACTGCGCCTCGCCGAGACGGTCCGCTCGCTCGTCAGCCGCGCCGACGCCCGCGGGACCGCGATCGGCGACGGCGACCCGACCGACACCCACGGCGACAACGAGGGCGCGGTGACCCTCCCGTCGTTCGACACCGTCGAAACCGTCACCGACGCCGCGATCCACGACGGCCTCGAGGACGCGAGCGTCCGGAACTACCTACAGAACCTCGGATTCACGCCGTCGGCGTACGACCCGCTGGCCGGCCGACTGCCCGACGAGCGGTTCTCGAAACGCCGGGCGAAAAAACTGCGACTCGAGGCCGCACGGGGACTCGAGGCCGACCTCGAGCGGCGTCGGGTTCGAGCCTGA
- a CDS encoding thermonuclease family protein, translated as MGSLPNGHARRLDRRSFVSLLGATTGTLAISGSSSARGAASADAGADEGLEALSFYSTAAQTSAEYGELTDENHVVAWASEDAYVTTASGGTDESDVVSYEDGRIPLISQDENVMGIGSAGFLSDERGGFDVGNEEFVLEVWDELMGPDSTVLWDESHRQYWDLSSHTVFRRYAEDNGYDLRPLEEFETDGPTLEFYSTASQVSPAGDALTEDRVAAADALEVLAWAEPTATNVDRSDAEPYRYADDERIPLITRDDRAVGLGAPLAADDSDHDENRAFLLGVWDDIVDGETVYWDESHDQYYDSRRFETFIADAEREGYAVEATDDLLAVLEGSASGSSGGDAADADAVVITTPAESFTDAELAALEAFVADGGAVFLHDQSDFGGHAETAHLNAIAERLDLGFRFNDDQVEDATSGWDDYVFETSDFDRSYLGEAEAAIGLADADGLVVTTPNWAFTDAELEALESFVDDGGALFLFDQSDFGGNDRTGNVNEIAERLDLAFRFNGGQVEDEVRNAGPEYVPLATDFSPEFDYFGGRDGVDIEFERDGEYDGRIVRVFDGDTVEVEFDTEYGYREVVRNVGVDTAETPPTEATPEEWFGIPDGADDHLHDWGERAAEFALERLAPEGAAVDESDLEGRHVKVTFDEAEPLRGNYGRLLGSVRYDPDAFEADFESGSFSTNYNREIVAEGYARVYSSGFAAHDEFAALEEDALAAGRGVWSAADFDALAEIRNEPVEDLYLPSARSVRSARGRHGGRLEDDRVAVAAEPSADQRLETAGIAYDDGEIPLVGVDERRRVALVGGIPIHEDYEADEAFGVDTSDYGNFPFLTNLIDALSASDADGDVLIAGGQGQFNAAGSISLEDCMYYQRYLEGVGLRLRQINDLAETLPAETETELPRAVLLSAPARELEIGELLALRRYRKAGGAVVLLGSAAAAAEHTRHLNAVAAKLRTDLRFNADAVADEERHLGDDPTVLETTAFDDSLPLFDAYDPSRDWTDEKGGGDAPGNSGHAPGHRGNGPGNSSTAPGHGNHNGRGRRKKGRGRSGSGSWF; from the coding sequence ATGGGTTCCCTTCCGAACGGCCATGCGCGTCGACTGGATCGCCGATCGTTCGTTTCGCTGCTCGGTGCAACGACCGGGACGCTCGCGATCTCCGGGTCGTCGAGCGCCCGCGGCGCCGCTTCTGCAGACGCGGGTGCGGACGAGGGCCTCGAAGCGCTCTCGTTCTATTCGACGGCCGCTCAGACCAGCGCCGAGTACGGCGAACTGACCGACGAGAACCACGTCGTCGCGTGGGCCTCCGAAGACGCGTACGTGACGACGGCCAGCGGCGGCACCGACGAGTCCGACGTCGTCTCCTACGAGGACGGGCGCATCCCGCTGATCTCGCAGGACGAGAACGTGATGGGAATCGGTAGCGCCGGTTTCCTCAGCGACGAGCGCGGCGGGTTCGACGTCGGCAACGAGGAGTTCGTACTCGAGGTCTGGGACGAACTGATGGGTCCCGACAGCACGGTGCTGTGGGACGAGAGCCACCGCCAGTACTGGGACCTCTCGAGTCACACCGTCTTCCGGCGCTACGCCGAGGACAACGGCTACGACCTGCGCCCGCTCGAGGAGTTCGAGACCGACGGGCCGACCCTCGAGTTCTACTCGACGGCGAGTCAGGTCTCGCCCGCGGGCGATGCGCTCACCGAGGACCGCGTGGCGGCCGCGGACGCCCTCGAGGTGCTCGCGTGGGCCGAACCGACGGCGACGAACGTCGATCGGTCGGACGCCGAACCGTACCGCTACGCCGACGACGAGCGGATTCCGCTGATCACGCGCGACGACCGCGCGGTCGGTCTCGGCGCACCGCTCGCGGCGGACGACAGCGATCACGACGAGAACCGCGCGTTCCTCCTGGGCGTCTGGGACGACATCGTCGACGGCGAGACGGTCTACTGGGACGAGAGCCACGACCAGTACTACGATAGCCGGCGGTTCGAGACGTTCATCGCCGACGCCGAGCGCGAGGGGTACGCCGTCGAGGCCACCGACGACCTGCTGGCGGTCCTCGAGGGCTCGGCGAGCGGATCGAGCGGTGGCGACGCCGCGGACGCCGACGCGGTCGTGATCACGACGCCCGCCGAGTCGTTCACCGACGCCGAACTCGCGGCCCTCGAGGCGTTCGTCGCCGACGGCGGGGCCGTCTTCCTCCACGACCAGTCGGACTTCGGCGGTCACGCCGAGACGGCTCACCTGAACGCGATCGCCGAGCGACTCGACCTCGGCTTCCGGTTCAACGACGACCAGGTCGAGGACGCGACGTCCGGCTGGGACGACTACGTCTTCGAGACGAGCGATTTCGACCGGTCGTACCTCGGCGAGGCGGAGGCCGCGATCGGGCTCGCGGACGCCGACGGCCTCGTCGTCACGACGCCGAACTGGGCGTTCACCGACGCCGAACTCGAGGCGCTCGAGTCGTTCGTCGATGACGGCGGCGCCCTCTTCCTGTTCGACCAGTCCGACTTCGGCGGCAACGATCGGACCGGAAACGTAAACGAAATCGCCGAGCGACTGGACCTCGCGTTCCGGTTCAACGGCGGCCAGGTCGAGGACGAGGTCCGCAACGCCGGCCCGGAGTACGTTCCGCTCGCGACCGACTTCTCGCCCGAGTTCGACTACTTCGGCGGCCGGGACGGCGTCGATATCGAGTTCGAGCGCGACGGCGAGTACGACGGGCGGATCGTCCGCGTGTTCGACGGCGACACCGTCGAGGTCGAGTTCGACACCGAGTACGGCTACCGCGAGGTCGTGCGCAACGTCGGCGTCGACACCGCGGAGACACCGCCGACGGAGGCGACTCCCGAGGAGTGGTTCGGCATCCCCGACGGCGCCGACGACCACCTGCACGACTGGGGCGAGCGGGCGGCCGAGTTCGCCCTCGAGCGACTCGCACCCGAGGGCGCGGCGGTCGACGAGTCCGACCTCGAGGGGCGCCACGTGAAGGTCACCTTCGACGAGGCCGAACCGCTGCGGGGCAACTACGGCCGCCTGCTGGGCTCCGTCCGCTACGATCCCGACGCGTTCGAAGCCGACTTCGAGAGCGGTTCCTTCTCGACGAACTACAACCGGGAAATCGTCGCCGAGGGGTACGCCCGCGTCTACTCCTCGGGCTTTGCGGCCCACGACGAGTTCGCCGCGCTCGAGGAGGACGCCCTCGCCGCGGGCCGGGGAGTCTGGTCGGCGGCCGATTTCGACGCACTCGCCGAAATTCGGAACGAGCCGGTCGAGGACCTGTACCTCCCGTCGGCCCGGAGCGTCCGCAGCGCGCGCGGCCGACACGGCGGTCGACTCGAGGACGACCGCGTCGCGGTCGCGGCCGAGCCGAGCGCCGATCAGCGCCTCGAGACCGCCGGGATCGCGTACGACGACGGGGAGATTCCGCTCGTCGGCGTCGACGAGCGTCGCCGCGTCGCGCTGGTCGGCGGAATCCCGATCCACGAGGATTACGAGGCCGACGAGGCGTTCGGCGTCGACACGAGCGACTACGGTAACTTCCCGTTCCTGACGAACCTGATCGACGCGCTCTCTGCGAGCGACGCCGACGGCGACGTCCTCATCGCCGGCGGACAGGGTCAGTTCAACGCCGCGGGCTCGATCTCGCTCGAGGACTGTATGTACTACCAGCGGTACCTCGAGGGGGTCGGCCTCCGGCTGCGACAGATCAACGACCTCGCGGAGACGCTGCCCGCCGAGACGGAGACGGAGCTACCGCGGGCCGTGTTGCTCAGCGCGCCCGCCCGGGAGCTCGAGATCGGCGAACTCCTCGCCCTGCGCCGGTACCGAAAGGCCGGCGGCGCCGTCGTCTTGCTCGGCAGCGCCGCGGCCGCCGCCGAGCACACGCGCCACCTCAACGCCGTCGCCGCGAAGCTCCGGACGGACCTCCGGTTCAACGCGGACGCAGTCGCCGACGAGGAGCGACACCTCGGGGACGACCCGACGGTCCTCGAGACGACCGCGTTCGACGACTCGCTTCCGCTGTTCGATGCGTACGACCCTTCGAGGGACTGGACCGACGAGAAGGGGGGTGGGGACGCTCCCGGAAACAGCGGCCACGCGCCGGGTCATCGCGGGAACGGACCGGGTAACAGCTCAACCGCGCCGGGCCACGGGAATCACAACGGTCGCGGGCGTCGCAAGAAGGGGCGCGGACGGTCCGGCTCAGGATCGTGGTTCTGA
- a CDS encoding C45 family autoproteolytic acyltransferase/hydolase — protein sequence MDDTTVDTIAYDDAIAGVDSFAEHAQRRAETEREAVEWAIDELESIVDEQGVDLEPLLEYGRRSRESLPDRHRRAYEAMADVFDVDPAVYEAYVFAYSELCEELAEGEGRSEKNPKGVGHGIGEGCTNALVAPPKVDPESTTDAGPDTATGGPLVLKNRDIAGRGTRPKSVVEQPPIDGYYGVLTIDTCGTIGMFKGVNDRGLVAANTYIDCEGEGVDVSPETQLRNGTVIRMLLEECATVAEAREFLESRPTRRLMGQTLFLADDTDAVLLEVDPASERIFVDDGPVVTRTNHFVRSESTEAESSTKRRQRALELLEGDERLDRDDLWAIARDHANGPGDDSICRHPEPETDEPHAFGQLTTASTAVFEGGSPEIEVAAGNPCETDRTRCAFGDEVPTDLRTGQRWLDRLH from the coding sequence ATGGACGACACGACCGTCGACACCATCGCGTACGACGACGCGATCGCCGGCGTCGATTCGTTCGCCGAGCACGCGCAACGGCGCGCCGAGACCGAGCGCGAGGCCGTCGAGTGGGCGATCGACGAACTCGAGTCGATCGTCGACGAGCAGGGCGTCGACCTCGAGCCGCTGCTCGAGTACGGCCGCCGCAGTCGGGAGAGCCTCCCCGATCGCCACCGGCGGGCCTACGAGGCGATGGCCGACGTGTTCGACGTCGATCCGGCGGTCTACGAGGCGTACGTCTTCGCCTACTCCGAGCTGTGCGAGGAGCTGGCCGAGGGTGAGGGCCGTTCGGAGAAGAATCCGAAAGGGGTCGGACACGGCATCGGGGAGGGGTGTACGAACGCGCTCGTCGCGCCGCCGAAGGTCGATCCCGAGTCGACGACCGACGCGGGGCCGGACACCGCCACCGGCGGCCCGCTGGTGCTCAAGAACCGCGACATCGCGGGCCGGGGAACCCGGCCGAAGTCGGTCGTCGAACAGCCGCCGATCGACGGCTACTACGGCGTCCTGACGATCGACACCTGCGGAACGATCGGGATGTTCAAGGGCGTCAACGATCGGGGGCTGGTCGCCGCGAACACGTACATCGACTGCGAAGGCGAGGGCGTCGACGTCTCGCCCGAGACCCAACTGCGAAACGGCACCGTCATCCGCATGCTTCTCGAGGAGTGTGCGACCGTCGCGGAGGCTCGCGAGTTCCTCGAGTCCCGGCCCACGCGCCGTTTGATGGGCCAGACGCTGTTTCTGGCCGACGACACCGACGCCGTCCTGCTCGAGGTCGATCCCGCGTCCGAGCGGATTTTCGTCGACGACGGTCCCGTGGTGACGCGAACGAACCACTTCGTCCGCTCGGAGTCGACCGAGGCCGAGAGTTCGACGAAACGCCGACAGCGCGCGCTCGAGTTGCTCGAGGGCGACGAGCGCCTCGATCGGGACGACCTCTGGGCGATCGCGCGCGACCACGCGAACGGACCGGGCGACGACTCGATCTGTCGCCACCCCGAGCCGGAGACGGACGAACCCCACGCCTTCGGGCAGTTGACGACCGCGAGCACGGCCGTCTTCGAGGGCGGCTCGCCCGAGATCGAGGTCGCGGCGGGCAACCCCTGCGAGACCGATCGGACCCGCTGTGCGTTCGGCGACGAGGTGCCGACCGATCTCCGGACCGGCCAGCGGTGGCTCGATCGCTTGCATTGA